The genomic window GATAGGGCATCAGCTTCGGCAGGTCGCGATGGGCCGCCATCAGCCGGTCATCCATGTCGCGCGGATGGCTGGTGGTATAGCGCAGCCGGGCAATGCCGTCGATCTCGGCAAGCTGAAACAGCAGGTCGCCGAGGCCCCGTTCCGCGCCATCCTCGTCCGCGCCATGCCAGGCATTGACGTTCTGGCCGAGCAGGGTGATCTCGCGCACGCCGTTTTCGGCAAGCCGGCGGGCCTCGTCCATAATCTGCCTGGTCGAGCGGGAGATTTCGGAACCACGGGTATAGGGCACCACGCAGAAGGTGCAGAACTTGTCGCAGCCTTCCTGCACCGTCAGGAACGCCGAGACGTTCTTCGGGCGAACGCCGCGTTCCTTCTTCGGCAGATAATCGAACTTGTCCTCGACCGCATATTCGGTATCGACGACGCGCTCCCCGGTCTTCGCGCGTCTCAGCGCCTCCGGCAGGCGATGATAGGTCTGTGGGCCGATGACCACGTTGACATCCGGCGCGCGGCGGAGAATTTCCTCGCCCTCGGCCTGGGCCACGCAGCCCGCGACCCCGATCATCGTCTCGCGGCCCTGCTTCAGCCGTTCCGCCTTCAGGTCGCGATAGCGTCCGAGCGCGGAATAGACCTTCTCGGCGGCCTTCTCGCGGATATGGCAGGTGTTGAGCAGGATGAGGTCGGCATCCTCGATCACCTCGGTCGCCTCATAGCCGTCGGCGGCCAGCGCCTCGCCCATGCGTTCGCTGTCATAGACATTCATCTGACAGCCATAGGTCTTGATGAAGACCTTGCGCTGGTTCGAGATGCCGGGGCTCGGAAGTGTTGTCTGTTCGCTCATGCCGGCCTTTTAACGCGCTTTGCCCGCAGAGAAAATGAAAAAAGAGAAAATCAAGAAATGGTCAGCGTCCCCGCAACCGCTCGGCAAGAAGCGTGCGCATGCGCGCCTCCACCTCGGCGGCAGCCTCCTTGCGCCGGGTCGCCGCATCGAACACCACGGGCTCGCCGAAACAGACATCGACATCGAGCGCGCGCGCCCTGATGACGCCGGCAAGCGAGGGCAGCATTTCGACATCGCCGGGCCAGGCCACGATCGGACGCAGAAAACGCCCCATCGGAAAACCCCGGATGCCGGTATAGGCGACGGCCACCGGCTGAACGTGAACCTTGCCCGTCGGCGACAGCGGAACCGCGCTGGAGGCCGCGCCGAACAGCGAATATTTGATGGGATAGATCCGGTTCCCGTCCGAGGTCGTGCCTTCGGGAAACAAGATGATGATCTCGCCGCCGGCCAGCCGCTCGGCGATCGAGCCCACCTGTTTTCCCGTGCCGCGCTTGTCGGCGCGTTCGATGAACACCGAATTCTGCAGCCGCGCGAACAGCCCGAAGACCGGCCAGGTCTTGACCTCCGACTTGGCGATGAAGGCGACTTCGGCAACCCGCCCCAGCACCACGATATCGAGCCAGGTGGTGTGGTTGGCCGACAGCAGCAGCGGGCGTTCCCGCTCGATCTCGCCGTGAACATGAATGCGGATGCCGAGCACGAAACAGGCGACCACGTGCCAGTAGCGCGGCAGTTTTCGCGCGATCTTCCAGCCGCGCCACAGCGCCACGATCTGCAATGGCGACAGGACGAGCGTCGTCACGAACAGGACGAAGGCGACGTAGACATAGCGCAGATAGATCATCGCGCCCGGCTCACTCGCCCCTGCCCTTGATCGGAACGCCATAGAGCTCGAGCCTGTGATCAACGAGCTTCAGGCCGTATTCGCGGGCGAT from Martelella sp. NC20 includes these protein-coding regions:
- the miaB gene encoding tRNA (N6-isopentenyl adenosine(37)-C2)-methylthiotransferase MiaB; its protein translation is MSEQTTLPSPGISNQRKVFIKTYGCQMNVYDSERMGEALAADGYEATEVIEDADLILLNTCHIREKAAEKVYSALGRYRDLKAERLKQGRETMIGVAGCVAQAEGEEILRRAPDVNVVIGPQTYHRLPEALRRAKTGERVVDTEYAVEDKFDYLPKKERGVRPKNVSAFLTVQEGCDKFCTFCVVPYTRGSEISRSTRQIMDEARRLAENGVREITLLGQNVNAWHGADEDGAERGLGDLLFQLAEIDGIARLRYTTSHPRDMDDRLMAAHRDLPKLMPYLHLPVQAGSDRILKAMNRRHTAAEYLALIERIRAVRPDIAMSGDFIVGFPGETEADFEATLALIEKVRYAQAFSFKYSPRPGTPGAELGDQVPEAEKAERLQRLQALLTRHQLEFAQSRIGMEMDILLEKPGRNPGQLIGRSPWLQSVVIDGGEAEIGDLVRVRITDAATNSLAGVRVA
- the olsA gene encoding lyso-ornithine lipid O-acyltransferase encodes the protein MIYLRYVYVAFVLFVTTLVLSPLQIVALWRGWKIARKLPRYWHVVACFVLGIRIHVHGEIERERPLLLSANHTTWLDIVVLGRVAEVAFIAKSEVKTWPVFGLFARLQNSVFIERADKRGTGKQVGSIAERLAGGEIIILFPEGTTSDGNRIYPIKYSLFGAASSAVPLSPTGKVHVQPVAVAYTGIRGFPMGRFLRPIVAWPGDVEMLPSLAGVIRARALDVDVCFGEPVVFDAATRRKEAAAEVEARMRTLLAERLRGR